In Corylus avellana chromosome ca2, CavTom2PMs-1.0, the following proteins share a genomic window:
- the LOC132169395 gene encoding uncharacterized protein LOC132169395 — protein sequence MESLNNSLFARLAWKMTSNQSLLWVDSLRSKYLKNGISLLNAPTNPSSSWLWKGLLKNRKVVEKGACISIYSGLNVDIWSSPWIPLMPNFRPIPNANLDVCPSLTVADLIIPGEQGRPSPLHSEAWLLLWGLKLQARLKHLLWKVAWDILPSRAKISCFVVSDDPVAWVCPFCKGPLATLSHLFLECNLSIALWSSSPWQISTSKFAIRPISYWISAILSPMASFGIPKPEVRKFQLFATLVMDFIWRARNLLIHDGLQPFSSQAIVQVSSSLNHHITAWRELDLPTLWVPPVVGYVKCNFDVVVKGSFAVAAAMISDDMGNIIGVAT from the exons ATGGAATCTCTTAATAACTCCTTATTTGCAAGACTTGCCTGGAAGATGACTTCAAATCAATCCCTTCTTTGGGTTGATTCTCTTAGGAGTAAGTATCTCAAGAATGGTATTTCCCTTCTAAATGCTCCTACCAATCCTAGCTCTTCTTGGCTTTGGAAGGGTTTGCTAAAAAATAGGAAGGTTGTTGAGAAGGGAGCTTGTATTTCCATCTATAGTGGTTTGAATGTGGACATTTGGTCTTCTCCTTGGATTCCTTTGATGCCTAATTTTAGGCCTATTCCTAATGCTAATTTGGATGTTTGTCCCTCTCTTACTGTGGCTGATCTTATTATTCCAGGGGAGCAA GGAAGGCCTTCTCCTCTTCATTCTGAAGCATGGTTGCTCCTTTGGGGGCTTAAATTACAAGCAAGGTTGAAGCACCTTTTATGGAAGGTTGCTTGGGATATTTTGCCTTCAAGAGCCAAGATTAGTTGCTTTGTGGTCTCTGATGACCCTGTTGCTTGGGTGTGTCCCTTCTGTAAGGGACCTTTGGCAACATTATCTCATTTATTCTTGGAGTGCAACCTATCCATTGCTTTATGGAGCTCTTCTCCTTGGCAGATTTCCACCTCCAAGTTTGCAATTCGGCCTATCTCTTATTGGATTTCTGCAATCCTCTCTCCTATGGCATCTTTTGGTATTCCCAAACCTGAGGTGAGAAAGTTCCAGCTCTTTGCTACTCTTGTTATGGATTTTATTTGGAGGGCTAGGAACTTGCTTATACATGATGGCCTTCAACCTTTTTCTAGTCAAGCTATTGTTCAGGTTTCTAGCAGTCTTAATCACCATATTACTGCCTGGCGTGAGCTTGATCTTCCCACTCTATGGGTGCCTCCAGTTGTAGGTTATGTAAAATGCAATTTTGATGTTGTAGTGAAGGGGTCTTTTGCGGTTGCGGCGGCAATGATTAGTGATGATATGGGAAACATTATAGGTGTTGCCACTTAG